One region of Bacteroidales bacterium genomic DNA includes:
- the dnaB gene encoding replicative DNA helicase, whose translation MALKKNPTESVINKIGIDIGKVPPQAIDIEEAVLGALMLEKDAVIAVIDILDPPACFYKESHRKIYSAIRDLSTNNKSIDILTVIEELKSRSELEEVGGQYYISQLTLRVASAAHIEYHARIIAQKYIQRELIRVSSEIQKKAFDESTDVLDLLNYSESELFKISEGNIRKETAKINIIIQTALKQIEEASKQEDGLSGVPSGFTNIDRITSGWQKSDLVIIAARPSMGKTAFVLTMARSITVDHKLPVAFFSLEMSSIQLANRLIVSETELPSRKIKNGQLEKYEWEQLEYKIKKLIDAPLYIDDTPALSIFELRAKCRRLKIQHDVQLIIVDYLQLMTAGGDSKSSREQEVSTISRSLKAIAKELDVPIIALSQLNRALESRKGDKRPQLSDLRESGALEQDADMVIFIHRPERYGVTEDGEGNSLIGLAEIIIAKHRNGPVGDVQLKFTDELAKFTEFDNNVTGIFSDENGENGSVTYRSKMNNEKINDFGLDDNKSDSSFNIDEEEPF comes from the coding sequence ATGGCATTAAAGAAAAACCCCACAGAATCAGTAATAAATAAAATAGGTATAGACATTGGAAAAGTACCGCCACAGGCAATTGATATTGAAGAAGCTGTTTTAGGTGCATTGATGTTAGAAAAAGATGCTGTAATTGCTGTAATAGACATTTTAGATCCACCCGCCTGTTTTTACAAAGAATCGCATAGAAAAATTTACAGTGCTATTCGTGACTTATCAACTAATAACAAATCAATTGATATTCTTACAGTTATAGAAGAATTAAAAAGCAGAAGCGAATTAGAAGAAGTCGGCGGACAATATTATATAAGCCAATTAACATTGAGAGTTGCTTCAGCAGCTCATATTGAATATCATGCAAGAATTATTGCTCAAAAATATATTCAAAGAGAATTAATAAGAGTTTCATCTGAAATTCAAAAAAAGGCATTTGATGAAAGTACTGATGTTCTTGATCTACTCAATTATTCGGAAAGTGAACTTTTTAAAATATCTGAAGGAAATATACGAAAAGAAACAGCCAAAATAAATATAATAATTCAAACCGCTTTAAAACAAATTGAAGAAGCAAGCAAACAAGAAGATGGATTGAGTGGCGTACCTTCCGGTTTTACAAATATTGATAGGATTACATCGGGTTGGCAAAAATCCGATTTGGTTATTATTGCAGCAAGACCTTCAATGGGTAAAACTGCTTTTGTATTAACAATGGCTCGGAGTATTACTGTTGATCATAAATTGCCTGTAGCCTTTTTTTCCTTAGAAATGTCTTCTATTCAACTTGCTAACCGATTAATTGTTAGCGAAACCGAATTACCATCAAGAAAAATAAAAAATGGGCAATTAGAAAAATATGAATGGGAACAATTAGAATATAAAATTAAAAAACTTATTGATGCTCCTTTATATATTGATGATACACCAGCTTTATCAATATTTGAATTACGTGCAAAATGCAGGCGTTTAAAAATCCAACATGATGTTCAGTTAATAATTGTTGATTATTTGCAATTAATGACAGCAGGCGGTGATTCAAAAAGCAGCAGAGAACAGGAAGTAAGTACAATCTCAAGGTCTTTAAAAGCCATTGCTAAAGAATTAGATGTGCCAATAATTGCCCTTTCTCAATTAAACAGAGCTCTTGAATCCCGAAAAGGAGATAAACGCCCCCAGTTATCTGATTTGCGTGAATCCGGAGCCCTTGAACAAGATGCAGACATGGTTATATTTATCCACCGTCCAGAAAGGTATGGGGTTACAGAAGACGGAGAAGGAAATTCCCTGATTGGTCTTGCAGAAATTATAATTGCAAAACACAGGAATGGTCCAGTTGGTGATGTTCAGCTAAAATTCACAGACGAATTAGCAAAATTTACTGAATTTGATAACAATGTTACAGGCATATTTTCAGATGAAAACGGTGAGAATGGTAGTGTTACTTATAGATCAAAAATGAACAATGAAAAAATCAATGATTTTGGATTAGATGATAATAAATCAGATAGCTCTTTTAACATTGACGAAGAAGAACCATTTTAG
- a CDS encoding PD-(D/E)XK nuclease family protein: MIEEIRKILSKTKNLNLKYEDTPFCVLPFMYNRISSKEILHSEIIASFLNHDSGHGCGDFFVTYFLELIGVSKSEYDTDQDFKVYTEYPIKNQRRIDILITWGKKAIIIENKLNNAIDQTDQLKDYYSIHSENKIDNDEVFNVLKVVYIPCNKTKKAPTNGLKKELIDKIVNFYPEDIINWLNKYPDNEVVKEACINYSKVLQYINVKNQNFMNAQILKTQLNNEELKKILNLVKIINSEDWNLVVLSEIQDKLKDTNIKFKEKEKRYLEIYYDNHSFWLELFFYKDKGCFGMWIADKSDVNKINPKITNLGFKDDGTQRGICVNLTQ, from the coding sequence ATGATTGAAGAAATTAGAAAAATTTTATCAAAGACTAAGAATTTGAATCTAAAATATGAGGATACTCCGTTTTGTGTATTACCTTTTATGTATAATCGGATATCGTCTAAAGAAATACTACATAGTGAAATAATTGCTTCATTTTTAAATCATGATTCAGGGCATGGATGCGGTGATTTTTTTGTTACTTATTTCCTTGAATTAATTGGAGTAAGCAAGTCCGAATATGACACAGATCAGGATTTTAAAGTTTATACTGAGTATCCCATTAAAAATCAAAGAAGAATAGATATATTAATTACATGGGGTAAAAAGGCTATAATTATTGAAAACAAATTAAATAATGCAATCGACCAAACAGACCAGTTAAAAGACTATTATTCAATACATAGTGAAAATAAAATTGACAACGACGAGGTATTTAATGTTTTGAAAGTAGTATATATACCATGTAATAAAACCAAGAAAGCTCCAACTAATGGTTTGAAAAAAGAATTGATTGATAAAATTGTCAATTTTTATCCAGAGGATATAATCAATTGGCTGAACAAATATCCTGACAATGAGGTAGTAAAGGAAGCTTGTATTAATTATTCTAAAGTATTACAATATATCAATGTTAAAAATCAAAATTTTATGAATGCTCAAATATTAAAAACACAATTAAATAATGAAGAATTAAAAAAAATTCTCAATTTAGTTAAAATAATAAACAGTGAAGACTGGAACTTAGTAGTATTGTCAGAAATTCAAGACAAACTAAAAGATACAAACATTAAATTTAAAGAAAAAGAAAAGCGTTACTTGGAAATATATTACGACAATCATAGCTTTTGGTTGGAACTTTTCTTTTATAAAGATAAAGGTTGTTTTGGAATGTGGATTGCCGATAAATCTGATGTAAATAAAATAAATCCTAAAATTACAAATCTTGGTTTTAAGGATGATGGTACGCAACGGGGCATATGCGTCAACTTAACGCAA